A single region of the Glycine max cultivar Williams 82 chromosome 20, Glycine_max_v4.0, whole genome shotgun sequence genome encodes:
- the LOC102669631 gene encoding F-box/LRR-repeat protein 17 isoform X2 — MVWPSTTPDDVDSTILACIAFSCPNLAFLEISVSDPAVNRISRFAILLLIWKTLHLVSVYLMAPKGFGKKVLECGSSSYLPFSFIESN, encoded by the exons ATGGTTTGGCCTTCCACGACTCCAGA TGATGTGGATTCCACGATATTGGCTTGTATTGCGTTCTCGTGCCCTAATTTGGCATTCTTGGAGATCTCGGTCTCTGATCCTGCAGTTAATCGGATCAGCAG GTTTGCAATACTTTTACTGATATGGAAAACCCTTCACCTTGTAAGTGTTTACCTGATGGCTCCAAAAGGGTTCGGTAAGAAGGTATTGGAATGTGGTAG TTCATCATATCTTCCTTTCTCTTTCATTGAATCAAATTAA
- the LOC102669631 gene encoding uncharacterized protein isoform X1, with protein MVWPSTTPDDVDSTILACIAFSCPNLAFLEISVSDPAVNRISRFAILLLIWKTLHLVSVYLMAPKGFGKKVLECVHHIFLSLSLNQIKGRTTITGEPY; from the exons ATGGTTTGGCCTTCCACGACTCCAGA TGATGTGGATTCCACGATATTGGCTTGTATTGCGTTCTCGTGCCCTAATTTGGCATTCTTGGAGATCTCGGTCTCTGATCCTGCAGTTAATCGGATCAGCAG GTTTGCAATACTTTTACTGATATGGAAAACCCTTCACCTTGTAAGTGTTTACCTGATGGCTCCAAAAGGGTTCGGTAAGAAGGTATTGGAATGTG TTCATCATATCTTCCTTTCTCTTTCATTGAATCAAATTAAAGGAAGAACTACTATTACTGGGGAACCATATTGA
- the LOC102669631 gene encoding uncharacterized protein isoform X3 — protein sequence MVWPSTTPDDVDSTILACIAFSCPNLAFLEISVSDPAVNRISRFAILLLIWKTLHLVSVYLMAPKGFGKKFIISSFLFH from the exons ATGGTTTGGCCTTCCACGACTCCAGA TGATGTGGATTCCACGATATTGGCTTGTATTGCGTTCTCGTGCCCTAATTTGGCATTCTTGGAGATCTCGGTCTCTGATCCTGCAGTTAATCGGATCAGCAG GTTTGCAATACTTTTACTGATATGGAAAACCCTTCACCTTGTAAGTGTTTACCTGATGGCTCCAAAAGGGTTCGGTAAGAAG TTCATCATATCTTCCTTTCTCTTTCATTGA